gtACATGCAAAGTTAAATTATTGATACCAGACGTGCAAATGTGCAGGCACTAAAGAATACATAGTAGAGCAAACAATTTGATATCTTGACACACACTTCGGGCTccaacctgaaaaaaaaaactcaacttttaTCAAATATCTTAGGCAGAATTTGACTTCGGCTACATGTTAGTCCCAGCAGCTGAACCATCATCTTGTGGTgaagtttgttttttcttgcatATGAAGAACAAACCCCCAACGAAGAGTTGTATGGGGATGAGCAGGAGGAAGACATTCTTGGATGTTTCCCAATCCCGAACGCTGCCTGCTGCGTAGGCTACCAGGAGGGCAAGCATGTCCAACACTATGACCGTGTGCATCGGCCAAAAGACCTTTTCGCCACCCGTTTTGGGCGACAACATCCTTTGGAGTAGCAGCACGATGACAGTGATAGAAGCCATGAAGGAAGTGGAGTTGCTGTAGAAGAAAGTATTGTATCGTCGCATGTCAATGTCATAGAGGACCGGATTGCCCGCAGAGTGTCCATCGCCTTCGTCCCTCCATAGGCCGCCGGGTGGTTTTAGGCCTGTCAGGTAGGTGATAGACGCGGCTAGTATCCCTACCAGCATCAGGTACTTGGTCACATCTTCTTCTTGCATCGAAAGCTTTGGTGAGGAGAACCCATTGGTTCccgttggtggtggtggttgttgttgttgttgttgttgttgttgtgtatTCTTCTTTAATTCTCTGAAATGGTTGATTGCCAGACAGATTACACCTACAAAAACCACAAGAACCAATACCAGTACAATGATGAAGGTCCGTAGATACATGGAGCTTCCAGCAGCGTAGGCACCCAGAACCCCAAACATGCCTGCTACCATGCAGATAATGAGGGCATAGCTCCGAATGCCTGGCCGATATAGATTTTTGTTCATAAGAAGAACAATTAGAGCCACAGACGCCATGAAGCTTGCCGCGTTGCAGTAGAAGAATGCCTTGTAGCGGCGAGGGTGCTTGTTTAGGAGCACGGGGAAGCCCGCATTTTGGCCAAACTTCTCATCGTTCTCCCAGAAACCACCTGGCGGGGTTAGGCCAGCTTGGTAGGTGAGTGTCGCAGCCAAGACCGTAAGAAGAAGCAGCACCTCACGATGCTCCTCCAACTGATCATCACCGCCATTTTTAGTCTCCAATGTGAAGAAGACAATGTGAATCACTACATAGACAAGGACAGCACCAGCCATGGCGATGATGTAAATGGAGGTGCTCGTGTCCCTGCAACACCCGACAGCGTACGCTCCTATGAGGCCGAACAGGTCCAGTATCATGGTCGCCTCCAGTACAGCATGGTATCTCCTCACCAATCTTTTATTCTGCGACAGTGCCATGATGACCAGGGACGCCACAAAAGCTGCAGAGTTAAAATAGAAGAAGACCTTGAACCGCCTGGGATGCGTTGTGAGGAGTATTGGATCTCCAACTCTATGACCCTTCCCGCTCTCTCCCCAGACACTACCAGGTGGATCTATTCCTGCTTGGTAAGCAATGGTCGCTGCTAGAGTAGCAAGCAACTGAATGTACTCACAAATCTTATCCACCTCTTTGTCTTGTTTGCTGTCACTGGTAATTGCACCAATAGATAATTATATTGCAGCCAAGGGTAATTgttttgaccaaaaaaaaaggcacttgcatatttgctcaAATTAAACTAGGGTCTTAAATTCTCAGTTGGcatgaaaatgtttttttcttacaGCACAAGAATAATCTACTATAAGAAAGCTTAATGACGGACACAATAGGTAGGCAAAGGGGGCTCGCGTACCCCTACTCCCTAGGAGAGCATGCCACGGGAACCCCAATGCGCCTCCATCGATCCTAGGGGCTTGCTTCATGGGCTTCCACGTAAATAGCATATTAGAATAAGTTTAGTAGTAAGCTACAAACCACCTATAAGCTTGCAAAagaggggagaaaaaaattagagacaaccttatagctaatctattatacaTGTTATCTCTAATACTATTTCTAGATTGGTTTAATTCTGATAATCAAGCCAACTAATCTAGTCAATTAGCCCACATGATGGCACGGTGTTTGCGATGGAGGAATCGCGACGCTACCTATATAGGTCGCTGTGCCCAACCATACAGACTCACCATGGGGCCGGCAAGCAAGCACCGGCTTAGGCAAATAGGTAGCCTTCACCGTACTTTGGTCAACACATCTAGCTTATatatgtactactccctccgtttcatattttaatacaattttttatttttataagtcaaacttctttaattttaaccaaatttataggaaaaaagTAAACTTTTTTGACGCAAAACATATATTCAATgtcaaacttctttaattttaaccaaatttataggaaaaaagTAAACTTTTTTGACGCAAAACATATATTCAATGTcagatttaattaaactaattggTATTATAGATATTGCTATATGTTATCCAATAAAGTCTTTGATGTTTTTAAATCTCAACAATATTATGGCAAAAACATATATGTAGACCTTTTATTTCGGTGATAATCTTGTGCTACTTTGAATTAAAAAGCACCCCCTAAACTTTAGTTATGTGTTCgtaggggcggatccaggaaagATTAACAGGAGGGTTTGAACAAACTATACATGAATGACAGAAAATTTTAATGGGGTCTCCCATGGTTACAATACGGGTAGTGGGGTCTCGTGACCCCAGAGACCCCATGGTGGATCCGCCACTGTGTGTTTGCCACTAATGAAGTTCACCCTATTTACTTTAGGTCATtgtgattttggtgattaatgtcAACATGGTCAATGGATCAACTTGTTTGTTAGGTTTAGTTTCATGGATGTCATATAATTAGTGTcaacttttattttctttgggTAGATTTGGGAAAATATATGCAAGACTTGAATAATATGCCTGACGAATAGGGAAAATGTTTTCATCTCTAGAGGGAATAACCTCTTGTTTCTTTCATGCCAataatagttaaaaaaaataagaaaaatattgataagatagattaatatgaaatatatcgcTTTACAAACAAACATGTGAAAATTCAACTTCTGTGAGTTGTAATAGACATAACAAAAATAAGTTGTTAcagaaataacaaatatatatataactgcTAATGTACGTTGCATGCGAGTATGTTTTTTTAGGGATGGTATTTTTTACCGGGCATCTACATCCAATTGGATATATACGACCATTGAAATAGAGAACTTAGCCCCACAAATAACACAATCTAAAATTCGACCATTAAAATAaggaacttagccccgcaaacaactCAATCTAAAATTTGCTCCTATACGCGAGTAGGTGGAGAAATGAAAACTTCAACCTAGCTAGAACTCAACTATTTTTGCATGCCATGACAGTGCAGTGAGTGAGGATATATTAATTTCCaagatataatataatataccTGATGCTGATGATTGTGGTTGTAGTATTTGTATTCGATGGCGATTTCGACGTCGACGATGGGCTGCGGCTGGGACAAGCTATATAGAGGATGGCAATGTAGGCAACGACCGGGGCAACCAGGCACGCCACGTACGCCGTGTGCTTCCCGTCCCGGCAACTCCCGGCGGCGTACGCGCCGCCGAGccccagcagcgccgccacgaCGAGCCCGTACGGCACCGCCCTCCTCCAATGGCGGAGCCTCTTGTCCTCGACGACGATGAACATCACGGCGAGCAGCGACgccgcgaaggcggcggtgttGCAGACGTAGAACGCCCTGTACCGGTTCGGGTGCTCCCGCCCCTGCAGCACcgggtcgccggcgacgtgctcCCCGCCCACGGCGGCGTCCCGCCAGAATCCCCCCGGCGGGTTCATCCCCGCCACGTACGCGATCGTCGCCGCGAAGatggccagcagcagcaggatctCGTGCTCCGACTTCATCGCCTTGGTTGCTGCCGGATCTTGGtctcctggcggcggcggccgcggcgccgccgctggcggcgaTGTTCGTTCTTGACACGGCAGCTGCCATCTGACGGTGATGAGATTGAGGGAGGCGAGGAAGGCGCCGGCGACGTAggcgaagacgaggaggaggagggcggaggcggcggcggtggtgaacCCGTCTcggctgctgccggcggcgtaGGCGCCCATGAGGCCGAGCAGGTCGACCACCATCACCGCGCGCATGGCGCCgagcagccggccgccgccttccttgGGGAGGACGAGCACGATGAGGCTCACCACCAGCGACGCCGCGAACGCCACCGCGTTGCAGGCGTAGAACACGACGTACCGCGTGTACCGCGTCTCCCGGAGGATGgggtcgccggcgaccacccgcagcccggccggcgccggcgcgtccTCCGCCCAGGACCCGCCCGGCAGGTTCAGCCCCGCCGCGTACGTCACCGTCGCCACCAGCgtcgccagcagcagcaggtacTTCCTCAGCCGGTACTCCGTCGACTCCTCCTTCGCCGGCGGCttcccttcgccgtcgccgccgccgccgctcgccattacgtagctaaattaaattaaacttgATTAATTGGGTGACTGATGAGCAGAGGCAGGATCGAGCTCCGTGTATTTATAgagttgatgatgatgatagcGTGTGTCGCAATAATCTTGGCATTAGTGCATTACTTGATCAAGCAGTCATATTTTTTTGGCGCTTTATTCCGGGCCAGATCGATCGATGGTCTTTAATTTTGTTCTCTGCACTTTGTACGTCTCACACAAGTGACCGTTGTCTGCACGCCAGGTTCCTATACCCCATGTGCCATGCATATACTTGTTTTGAGCTGATTATGCAGGTACTACACTTGCTCATTCTGCAagatgttttcttttcctttttcatatATGAGCAAAGCTCAAATTTCTAGATAATTAAATTGATTTCAGCCTTTGCTTCGAAGAAGTTACAGCCAATTAGGAGAAATTGTGGTATGTATAGGTTATGTGCCTGTCTTATGTCGTCCTACTGATATGTCTGTCTTATGTCACTTTAATTTAAAATACTAAAATCTTTAATACTGATGCATGTAGCTAATTATATACCGTATGCAAATAAATATTCTTTTGTATGGCCTAAATATGCTTATATGATTTCCTatccatgtaaaaaaaatgcttgaaATTTACATGTATTGtgatttcattttttaatagattattGTCATTTACTACTTAGCTTAAGTTGGCCCCCTCAATTataaatcctggcttcgccactaTCTAGCACTATAGTTAGCCAAATGGGCCGCCCGGTACGGCACGGCCCAAGCCCGgtcgtgcctgggccgaggTTAGTTAGGCCGGCGTGGCCTGACCGACACACCGAGCCGTGTCATGCCACCTCACGGGTTGCATAcacggcccaggcatggcccaatACGACTCGGGCCGTGCCGAGCCAGCCCGAAGGCACGATAGCCCATCGTGCTTCTTCACAGAATAACTATTTTTCACCCTCAACTGTATGGGCAGTGTTCATATGGctagaaaataagtctattttgtattcccCTTCTCTTTAGGCCTTGCCTTATATTgttatttaagtctattttgcatccctatactatttttcttcgatcgtgccgggccgggccggcccaccgTGCCGAGGGTGCAGCCTAGGCACGGCCCGGCTATctggccgtgccgtgcttgggccaggCCAAAATGGCGTGTCTTGGGTCGGGCCACGAGCCATATGACCATCTATATCTAGCACCATTGCCAACCATGCCAAGATGGCTGCTCTAGCCCTCCATGGCTCCATATATAGTAACTCAGACAATAACGCACTCCTCCACCCACCGTCTCCGGCTCCACTAGCGCTACCGTGCCTCCAGCGCACTCCATGCTGATGACACCAACAAAACTTCTGATGACATTGACAAAACTTCCCTCAAAACAGGACTAGCCCTACACACAGGAAAATCCGACTAAAAACTAGAGACTCAACTCAGCTATACTGCCCGTAGCAGAGGagaaaaagggggggggggggggttagagAAGGGGATTTTACTGCATTGCTTGTGGTCTCCTCTCGCACTCTCCAGAAGCCCCTCCTTACTTGGCGTGGTTGACAACTCAATGTCACCTAGCTTGGCTGCTAACAATTTTGATCTTTTTACTTTGAGTGGAACGGATTATGATAAACACTTTGCCCAAGTTCTGCAATCATGGGAGGTAGGGTTTTAACGTGGTGAAATTCACAAGGGAGCTAGGTATGCCAGTTTAATTGAGGCATCAGATGAATTAATAAAATTATGCCAGTTTTTTAGAGAGCTATTTATAATGATTaacaatgatattttttttatatttttcctagAATTTTGACACACATATTAATTATGAAAATTCAACTATGCCATGTTAATGCATATTTATGTATGGAAAACCAAAAACAAGCCAAATAAATCAAAAGACAGAGGGACACCCATTTTATTGCCCATAATTCGAActttaagttttaaaaattttgggtcTATTACAAAAGTAGAGTGGTGGTAAGATAAATTACAAATTATTAATAATAAAGTTGAAATATACAATGGTACATGCAAAGTTACATTATTGATACCAACCATGCAAATGCGCGGGCACTAAAGAATACATCGTAGAACAAACAACTTGATATGTCGACACACACACATCGTCGACTCCaacttggaaaaaaaacttaaacaaACAAATGACCATAACACAACTTCTATCAAATATCTTCTAACTTGAAGGGGTAGGATTTGAAATCTCCTGGGTGTTAGCCCCAGCATTTGGGCTGGCCTCATCTTGTGGTGAAGGTTGTATTTGCTTGCATATGAAGAGCAAACCCCCAACAAAGATATGTATGGGGAGGAGCAGTAGGAAGACATTCTTCGACGTCTCCCAGTCCCGAACGCTGCCTGCCGCATAGGCTACCATAAGAGCGAGCATGTCTAGCAGCATGACCGTGTGCATCGACCAAAAAACCTTTCCGCCGTTCCTCTCAGGCAACACCATCCTTTGGAGCAGCAACACAATGACGGTGATGGAAGCCATGAAGTGAGTGGAGTTGCTATAGAAGAAAATGTTGTACCGCTTCTTGTTGATGTCATAGAGGACCGGATTGCCGGCGGAGTGTCCATCATCGTTGTCCTTCCACAGGCCGCCAGGGGGTTTCAGGCCCGTCAGGTAGGTGGCGGTTGCTGCTAATATCCCTACCAGCATCAAGTACTTGAGCATGTCTTTTTGCATCGCAAACGTTGTTAAGGAGGACTTTTTGGGGCTCggtggttgttgttgttgtgctggtggtggtggtttgttcttctccatcttcttcttATGAAGTTTGTTGAAATGGTTGATGGCTAGAAAGACTACACCTACAAAAGCCACAAGAACCAATACCAATACAATGATGAAGGTACGTAAATACATGGAGCTTCCAGCAGCGTAGGCACCCATGACCCCGAACATGCCTGCTACCATGCAGATAATGAGGGCATAGCTCCGGATGCCTGGCCGATACAAATTCTTGTTCATAAGAAGGACGATCAGAGCCACGGATGCCATGAAGCTTGCTGCATTGGAGTAGAAGAATGCCCTGTAGCGGCTAGGGTACTtatctattatttcttaattgtatttctatatggactctatactctacttctaatattccttatttttaattccgaatttttattatttcttaattgtatttctatatggactctagtctccttttctaatattccttatttttttaattccgaatttcaactatttgtaaattgtatttctatattgactctatttttctttttctccgattaatatgagaatttctaggccgtgagagcgaacgtggaggctcctttttctattcctttaataatataatatctaTATAAGTTTCACTTACACTATGTTGCAGTCGTATAACTGAAAGGAtacataataaaatatgaatggAACTTATAAGACTTCATGAACTTACGCTACGTTTCACCAAGTTTCATTTAGATTATGAACTTACATGGAAATTTATATAGGCTTGACAATGTATCACAGTGAAAAAATGGGGTGCAAAACAACATAGAGTGTATCCTATCTGGTACAAAGTAAATCATGACTCAGGGCAGGCAgggttcacttttttttttagtgttaCATTATGACCCCGGCAGTATTATATTATTCGCCGAATTTGTCCAAATTACAATCAAATCTTactgttttaaatttatattctTGAAAACCGTTTGAAATTTCATTCggaatcatttttttcttcccgCCTCGAAACCAAAA
The nucleotide sequence above comes from Oryza glaberrima chromosome 11, OglaRS2, whole genome shotgun sequence. Encoded proteins:
- the LOC127754214 gene encoding uncharacterized protein LOC127754214, with the translated sequence MASGGGGDGEGKPPAKEESTEYRLRKYLLLLATLVATVTYAAGLNLPGGSWAEDAPAPAGLRVVAGDPILRETRYTRYVVFYACNAVAFAASLVVSLIVLVLPKEGGGRLLGAMRAVMVVDLLGLMGAYAAGSSRDGFTTAAASALLLLVFAYVAGAFLASLNLITVRWQLPCQERTSPPAAAPRPPPPGDQDPAATKAMKSEHEILLLLAIFAATIAYVAGMNPPGGFWRDAAVGGEHVAGDPVLQGREHPNRYRAFYVCNTAAFAASLLAVMFIVVEDKRLRHWRRAVPYGLVVAALLGLGGAYAAGSCRDGKHTAYVACLVAPVVAYIAILYIACPSRSPSSTSKSPSNTNTTTTIISISDSKQDKEVDKICEYIQLLATLAATIAYQAGIDPPGSVWGESGKGHRVGDPILLTTHPRRFKVFFYFNSAAFVASLVIMALSQNKRLVRRYHAVLEATMILDLFGLIGAYAVGCCRDTSTSIYIIAMAGAVLVYVVIHIVFFTLETKNGGDDQLEEHREVLLLLTVLAATLTYQAGLTPPGGFWENDEKFGQNAGFPVLLNKHPRRYKAFFYCNAASFMASVALIVLLMNKNLYRPGIRSYALIICMVAGMFGVLGAYAAGSSMYLRTFIIVLVLVLVVFVGVICLAINHFRELKKNTQQQQQQQQQPPPPTGTNGFSSPKLSMQEEDVTKYLMLVGILAASITYLTGLKPPGGLWRDEGDGHSAGNPVLYDIDMRRYNTFFYSNSTSFMASITVIVLLLQRMLSPKTGGEKVFWPMHTVIVLDMLALLVAYAAGSVRDWETSKNVFLLLIPIQLFVGGLFFICKKKQTSPQDDGSAAGTNM